Below is a genomic region from Cellulomonas sp. P24.
TGCACCGAGGGGTTCCGGCACCTCGTCGAGAGCGATCCGGAGCTCGACGTCGAGGTGATCGACGTCGTCGCGTTCGTCGCCGAGCACGTGCTTCCGGTGCTCGGGGTGCACCCGAAGCTCGGTTCGCTCACGCTCCACCCGACGTGCTCCTCGACGCAGATGGGCCTCAACCCCGACCTCGTGACGGTCGCCGAGGCCATCGCCGACGAGGTCACCGTGCCGCTCGACTGGGGCTGCTGCGCATTCGCCGGCGACCGCGGGATGCTGCACCCCGAGCTGACCGCGTCGGCGACCAGGCGCGAGGCGGCCGAGGTGGCCCGCGTCGGTTCCGACGCGCATGCGAGCTGCAACCGCACCTGCGAACTGGGCATGACCCGTGCCACCGGCACGCCCTACCGGCACGTGCTCGAGCTCCTCGCCGAGCACGCCCTCCCGACCTTTCCGCCGAACTGACCGATCACATCCAGCAAAGGAGCATGCGATGAACCCGGACACCACCGCACTTGTCATGATCGAGTTCCAGAACGACTTCACCACCGAGGGCGGCACGCTGCACGACGCCGTGCGGACGTCGATGGAGGCGACCGGCATGCTGGCCAACGCCCGCCGGGCGCTCGAGGCCTCGCGGGCGGCGGGCGTCACCGTCATCCACAGCCCGATCGCCTTCCAGCAGGGCTACTACGAGATCACCTCGCACCCGTACGGCATCCTCAAGGGCGTCGTCGACACGTCGTCGTTCATCAAGGGGTCGTGGGGTTGCGAGATCGTCGAGGACGTCGCCCCGACCGACGGCGACATCGTGATCGAGGGCAAGCGTGGCCTCGACGCGTTCGGCTCGACCAACCTCGACTTCATCCTCCGCTCCAAGGGCATCACCACCGTGGTGCTCGCGGGCTTCCTCACCAACTGCTGCGTCGAGTCGACCATGCGCTCGGCCTACGAGAAGGGCTTCGAGGTGATCACGCTCACCGATGCCGTCGGTGCGACCTCGATCGCCGAGCACGAGAACGCGATCACGTACGACTACCCGATGTTCTCCAAGCCGACCACCGTCGACGAGTACATCGCGGCGCTCCAGGGGTCGGCAGTCTCTGCCGACTCCTCGCGCGGCTACTGACCGCGACTGCTGGCTTCGACCACTGACCTGCCCTCCGGCGGTGGCGGCACGTGCCGCCACCGCCGGAGTGCGTCGGGCAGCCGTCGGGCAGGCATCGGGCACGGCACGACGTCACAGAACCGTAAGACGAGTGGCCTTGCTCCATGCATTTCCTGGCAGGCAAGGTAGAGGGGCCGAGCCAATTCACCACAAGGCTCCGAAGAATGACGGACGCCGTCGCGCGGCTGCCACCCGTCAATCAACCGCCCATGGCCGCAAGGCCTATTCCGCCATGCCCATCTGGAGTTCGACGTGAACCTTTCACCCATTCCTTCCCGCTTCCGGCGGCGTTCGGTCGTGACACTCGCCAGCGCATTCACAGCGCTCGCGCTCCTCCCGGTCGGCGCCACGACGGCGTCCGCCCACGAGCGCCACGACGACTCACGAGGTGCCGTGTTCGTCCAGCTCAACGCGGTGAGCGGCAACGAGATCGCCGCCTACTCGCGGAGCGACGACGGCAGCCTGACCTACTCCGCGACCTACCCGACCGGCGGTGACGGCGGGACGCAGGTAGGTGCCCCGCTGGACGCGCTCGCCTCTCAGGGTTCGCTGGTCCTCGACGCGCCGAACCACCTGCTGCTCGCGGTCAACGCCGGGAGCGACACGATCACGTCCTTCGGCGTGCGCGGCGCACAGCTGGGCCACGCGACCACGGTGGCGTCGGGCGGCCAGTTCCCGACCAGCGTCGCGGTGCACCACGACCTCGTCTACGTCCTGAACGCCGGTGGTGACGGCAGCATCTCGGGCTTCACGGTCCGGCACGGCGCGCTCGTCCCCCTCGCGGGGTCCACCCGGTCGCTCGGCCTGGGGAACACGAACCCGCCCGCGTTCCTCCAGTCCCCCGCCCAGATCGGCTTCAGCCGCGACGGGCGCACGCTGATCGTCACCACGAAGGCGCACAACGAGCTGCTCACGTTCCCGGTCGGCCGGGACGGGCGACCCGCTGCGGCTCCCCTGGTGACGCCGTCGGCAGGCGCGGTCCCGTTCTCGTTCGTCGTCGACCACACCGGGCGCGTCCTGGTCACCGAGGCCGGCACCGGTGCGATCAGCACCTACACCGTCGCCCGGGACGGCTCGTTGCACCTGGTCGGCTCGTCGGCCGGTGACGGCGGAGCGGCGCTGTGCTGGAACGTCCAGGTCGGACGGACGGTCTACGGAGCGAACGCCGGCTCTGCGACTCTCTCGGCCTGGAACGTCCCGAACCGTGGCGCCGCCGCGCTGACCTCTCCGGTCGCGACGACCACCGGCGCCGGTCCGATCGACCTCGCCGCCTCGCGCGACGGACGGTTCCTGTACGTGCAGGAGTCGGTCGCCGGGACCCTCGGCGTCTACGCGGTCGCGCACGACGGATCCCTGGTACGCACCCAGACCGTGTCCGGGCTGCCGGCCTTCACCACAACCGGCATGGAAGGCCTCGCCGCCAGCTGAACCGGGACGAGTGCTTCGGGCCGCGCCGTCGTGATCCCACGGCGGCGCGGTCCGCGGTCCGATCCGTGGCGCAGGACGGCGCCGCCTCCCGAACCATGCCGACCGCCGTCGACCACCCGCACACCCGCGCGAGGTGCTCCTGTCGCCGGCACGGCCGCCCGGAGGATGATCGGTGGCCTGCGCCGGTCCCGTGCCCCGACGCCCGGGTGGACGACGGACCCGGCACGACCGCTCAGCATCGGGGCGGCCCGGGACAACGAAGGACGGAGGGCACGTGGCAGACATCCTCGTCGTGGACGACGACCACACGGTCCGCGAGGTCGTCGCCTCCTACCTGCGCGCCGGCGGCCACGAGGTCGCCGAGGTCGCGGACGGCGAGGCGGCCCTGGCGGCGATGCGTGCACGACGCGCCGACCTCGTGGTCCTGGACCTCATGCTGCCCGGCATCGACGGTCTCGAGGTGTGCCGCCGGCTCCGCGAGTCGGGCGACGTGCCGGTGATCATGCTGACCGCGCTCGGGGCGGAGACCGACCGGATCATGGGTCTGGGCCTCGGGGCGGACGACTACGTGACCAAGCCCTTCAGCCCGCGTGAGCTCGTGCTCCGCGTCGACTCGGTGCTGCGCCGGGCCGGTCAGCGTGCCGAGCCGACGGACGTCGTCCTCACCGACGGCGACCTCGTGGTCGACACCGCACGTCATGAGGCGACCCGTGCCGGGCAGCCGCTCCCGCTGACTGTCCGGGAGTTCGACCTGCTGCGGTTCCTCGTCGCGAACGCCGGGACGGCGTGGTCGCGCGACGACCTGCTCCGGGAGGTCTGGGGATGGTCGATCGGCGACCAGTCCACCGTGACCGTGCACGTCCGCCGCCTGCGCGAGAAGGTCGAGACCGACCCGACCCGTCCCGCTCGGCTCGTGACCGTCTGGGGCGTCGGCTACCGGTGGGAGGCCTCATGAGCAGCGCCACCCTCGCCGTGATCGCGATCTCCGCCGGCTGGTCGATCGCCGTGGGGCTCGTCGGTGCCCTCGTGGCCTGGCTGCTGCGCCGTCGGTCCGTCCGCTGGCTCGCGGCCGTGCTCGGCGTGGTGGCGGTCACCGGCGTCGCAGCCGGCGTGGTCGGCACGGCCCGGGCCATGTTCCTGTCGGACCACGATCTCACGGTCGTGATCACGGTCTGCGGGGTGTCCGGACTGGTGTCGGTCGGCTTCGCCCTGTGGCTCGCCGGACGGCTGGGCGGCACGACCCGCCGTCTGCGCGACGCGGCCATCCGGTTCGGGGACGGCGGCGAGTTCGTCGGGCCCGACGACGCGCCACGTGAGCTCGCGGACATCTCCCGCGAGCTGACGCGGAGCAGCGTCCGGCTGCGCGAGGCCGCCGAGCGCGAGCGTCGCCTCGAGGAGTCCCGACGCCAGCTGGTCGCCTGGGTGTCCCACGACCTGCGCACCCCGTTGGCCGGCATCCGTGCGATGGCCGAGGCGCTCGAGGACGGCCTCGCCGTCGACCCGCAGCGGTACCGGGCCCAGATGCGCACCGAGATCGACCGGATGGTCACGATGGTCGACGACCTCTTCGAGCTCTCACGCATCCACGCCGGCACCCTCCAGCTGTCCATGGAGACGGTGCTCCTCGGGGACGTCGTGAGCGACGTGATCGCCGGGGCCGACCCGATCGCGCGGGCGAGGCAGGTGCACCTCGGCGGGCACGTGGACGCGCGCTCGCTGGTGCGAGGCGACGCGGAGAGCTCTCGTCGCGCGTCGTCTCCAACCTCGTCATGAACGCGATCCGGCACACCCCGGCCGACGGCGCGGTCGTGGTCGAGGCGACCGCCGCCGACCGGGAGATCACGCTCAGCGTGACCGACGCGTGCGGGGGGATCGCCGAGGACGAGCTCACGCGCGTCTTCGACGTCGCCTGGCGCGGCGGGTCGGCCCGGACCCCGGGTGCCGACGTCGGAGCAGGTCTCGGGCTCGCGATCGTCAAGGGCCTCGTCGAGGCGCACCACGGGACGGTGTCCGTCCACAACCGGGACGCGGGCTGCCGGTTCGTGGTGACGCTCCCCGTCTGACGGCGTCGACGTCGCGGGCGGCCCGCCGACCCGGTCGAGGACGCGGGCCGGCGCGTCAGGGCCGCCCTGGCCGCGTCGCAGGCCCGGGCGCCGGCACGATGCGGGATCATGCGGTCATGAACCACCTCGTGGCGGGACCTCCGGGGCACGTGATCGTGCACGGGCTCGAAGGCCTCGGCCTGCGGGTCGTCGAGCACCTCGTCGCGCTGGGGCTGGAGGTCGTCGCCGTCGACGACGGCGCCCGACCGGGTGCCGTGCAGGCTGCGAGCGCCCTGGGGGCGACCGTCGTCCCGCACCACGACGGCGCCGCCGCCGCGCTCGGCGCCGCGGGTCTTCGCGACGCGCGCGCGGTCGTCTGCCTGTCCTCGACCGACCTCGGGGCGCTGGAGACCGCGTTGCTCGCGCGTCGCCTCCGTCCGGAGCTGACGGTCGTCGCGCAGATCCGCAACCAGGCCGTCGCCCGTGCGGTGCGCGCCGACGCCGGCATCCTGGTGCTCGACGTCGCGACCATCGCGTCGCCCGCGATCGTCGAGGCGTACCTCGGCGAGCGGGGGCACGGGCTACGGATCGCCGACGAGGTCGTCCAGGTGCGCACGGTCGCGGCACCGCGGGACGGCCTGCTGCGGGACCTGTTCGGCGAGGTCCTCGTCCCGTTGTCCGTGCAGCGGACCGACGGGACGAGCGATCCGGTCGTCTGCCCCGGACGCGATCTCGAGGTGCATGCAGGCGACGCGGTGAGCCTGCTCGGTCCGGCCGCCACCTGGGACGAGGT
It encodes:
- a CDS encoding sensor histidine kinase KdpD, encoding MNAIRHTPADGAVVVEATAADREITLSVTDACGGIAEDELTRVFDVAWRGGSARTPGADVGAGLGLAIVKGLVEAHHGTVSVHNRDAGCRFVVTLPV
- a CDS encoding lactonase family protein, whose translation is MTLASAFTALALLPVGATTASAHERHDDSRGAVFVQLNAVSGNEIAAYSRSDDGSLTYSATYPTGGDGGTQVGAPLDALASQGSLVLDAPNHLLLAVNAGSDTITSFGVRGAQLGHATTVASGGQFPTSVAVHHDLVYVLNAGGDGSISGFTVRHGALVPLAGSTRSLGLGNTNPPAFLQSPAQIGFSRDGRTLIVTTKAHNELLTFPVGRDGRPAAAPLVTPSAGAVPFSFVVDHTGRVLVTEAGTGAISTYTVARDGSLHLVGSSAGDGGAALCWNVQVGRTVYGANAGSATLSAWNVPNRGAAALTSPVATTTGAGPIDLAASRDGRFLYVQESVAGTLGVYAVAHDGSLVRTQTVSGLPAFTTTGMEGLAAS
- a CDS encoding response regulator transcription factor — its product is MADILVVDDDHTVREVVASYLRAGGHEVAEVADGEAALAAMRARRADLVVLDLMLPGIDGLEVCRRLRESGDVPVIMLTALGAETDRIMGLGLGADDYVTKPFSPRELVLRVDSVLRRAGQRAEPTDVVLTDGDLVVDTARHEATRAGQPLPLTVREFDLLRFLVANAGTAWSRDDLLREVWGWSIGDQSTVTVHVRRLREKVETDPTRPARLVTVWGVGYRWEAS
- a CDS encoding HAMP domain-containing sensor histidine kinase — translated: MSSATLAVIAISAGWSIAVGLVGALVAWLLRRRSVRWLAAVLGVVAVTGVAAGVVGTARAMFLSDHDLTVVITVCGVSGLVSVGFALWLAGRLGGTTRRLRDAAIRFGDGGEFVGPDDAPRELADISRELTRSSVRLREAAERERRLEESRRQLVAWVSHDLRTPLAGIRAMAEALEDGLAVDPQRYRAQMRTEIDRMVTMVDDLFELSRIHAGTLQLSMETVLLGDVVSDVIAGADPIARARQVHLGGHVDARSLVRGDAESSRRASSPTSS
- a CDS encoding cysteine hydrolase family protein, giving the protein MNPDTTALVMIEFQNDFTTEGGTLHDAVRTSMEATGMLANARRALEASRAAGVTVIHSPIAFQQGYYEITSHPYGILKGVVDTSSFIKGSWGCEIVEDVAPTDGDIVIEGKRGLDAFGSTNLDFILRSKGITTVVLAGFLTNCCVESTMRSAYEKGFEVITLTDAVGATSIAEHENAITYDYPMFSKPTTVDEYIAALQGSAVSADSSRGY